One window of the Cryptomeria japonica chromosome 7, Sugi_1.0, whole genome shotgun sequence genome contains the following:
- the LOC131059663 gene encoding non-specific lipid-transfer protein C6 isoform X1 has protein sequence MEQKNALIALMVVITAAGNCMVMAQTPSSGCTTSLLGLSPCINFFTSKSGISAPLGCCTAFASFVESSATCACQFLAFMPTNSSPLPIPSGLPINQTQLLNLPGICQVDTPQCQGAGAGAGVAPTASPDASVETTGSTGEAQTPAQSAGFPLTPSAVGALPPSQVRTSDATSSFRTSFFSAFLVMIIGSFLL, from the exons ATGGAGCAAAAGAATGCATTGATTGCTCTGATGGTTGTGATTACAGCAGCAGGGAATTGCATGGTTATGGCACAGACACCCTCTTCAGGCTGCACAACTTCTCTTCTGGGTTTATCTCCCTGTATCAATTTTTTCACTTCCAAAAGTGGAATCAGTGCCCCACTGGGCTGCTGCACTGCTTTCGCTTCATTTGTGGAATCAAGTGCAACATGTGCCTGCCAATTCTTAGCTTTCATGCCTACCAATTCCTCTCCTCTTCCCATTCCCTCGGGCCTTCCAATTAACCAGACTCAACTTCTCAACCTCCCTGGCATATGCCAAGTTGATACCCCACAGTGCCAAG gtgcaggtgcaggtgCAGGTGTAGCCCCAACGGCTTCTCCAG ATGCTTCTGTTGAGACAACCGGATCAACGGGTGAGGCTCAGACTCCGGCTCAATCAGCAGGTTTCCCGTTAACTCCATCTGCAGTTGGGGCTTTGCCTCCTAGTCAAGTTCGAACCTCAGACGCGACATCCTCATTCAGGACCTCATTTTTCAGTGCTTTTCTGGTGATGATTATAGGGAGCTTTCTGTTATGA
- the LOC131059663 gene encoding non-specific lipid-transfer protein C6 isoform X2 translates to MEQKNALIALMVVITAAGNCMVMAQTPSSGCTTSLLGLSPCINFFTSKSGISAPLGCCTAFASFVESSATCACQFLAFMPTNSSPLPIPSGLPINQTQLLNLPGICQVDTPQCQGAGAGVAPTASPDASVETTGSTGEAQTPAQSAGFPLTPSAVGALPPSQVRTSDATSSFRTSFFSAFLVMIIGSFLL, encoded by the exons ATGGAGCAAAAGAATGCATTGATTGCTCTGATGGTTGTGATTACAGCAGCAGGGAATTGCATGGTTATGGCACAGACACCCTCTTCAGGCTGCACAACTTCTCTTCTGGGTTTATCTCCCTGTATCAATTTTTTCACTTCCAAAAGTGGAATCAGTGCCCCACTGGGCTGCTGCACTGCTTTCGCTTCATTTGTGGAATCAAGTGCAACATGTGCCTGCCAATTCTTAGCTTTCATGCCTACCAATTCCTCTCCTCTTCCCATTCCCTCGGGCCTTCCAATTAACCAGACTCAACTTCTCAACCTCCCTGGCATATGCCAAGTTGATACCCCACAGTGCCAAG gtgcaggtgCAGGTGTAGCCCCAACGGCTTCTCCAG ATGCTTCTGTTGAGACAACCGGATCAACGGGTGAGGCTCAGACTCCGGCTCAATCAGCAGGTTTCCCGTTAACTCCATCTGCAGTTGGGGCTTTGCCTCCTAGTCAAGTTCGAACCTCAGACGCGACATCCTCATTCAGGACCTCATTTTTCAGTGCTTTTCTGGTGATGATTATAGGGAGCTTTCTGTTATGA